A single Micromonospora luteifusca DNA region contains:
- a CDS encoding S1 family peptidase, with product MRIRPLLVVLSTALVGALGAASSASAAPPGPQPIIGGSTVSSAPWAAAVLSNGSFTCSGSVIASQWVLTARHCISGTMSVRVGSVYRASGGVTRTVSATYTRNDLALMRLSSTVSTSTVTLASSNPPINSTNSIYGWGMTCYSGCSASSQLKTATVRVTSNSVTDAYGGQAIRSTEISGNAWRGDSGGPQFYNGQQVGVASTADGYSIQNYGSVAYNRAWITSVAGV from the coding sequence ATGCGCATCCGCCCCCTGCTCGTCGTACTCAGCACCGCGTTGGTCGGCGCCCTCGGCGCCGCGTCCAGCGCGTCCGCCGCCCCACCCGGCCCGCAACCCATCATCGGCGGCAGCACCGTCTCGTCCGCGCCCTGGGCCGCCGCGGTGCTGAGCAACGGCTCGTTCACCTGCTCCGGCAGCGTCATCGCCTCGCAGTGGGTGCTCACCGCCCGGCACTGCATCAGCGGCACCATGTCGGTCCGGGTCGGCAGCGTCTACCGCGCCTCGGGCGGGGTCACCCGCACGGTCAGCGCCACCTACACCCGCAACGACCTCGCCCTCATGCGGCTCTCCAGCACCGTCAGCACCTCGACGGTGACCCTGGCCAGCAGCAACCCGCCCATCAACTCGACGAACTCGATCTACGGGTGGGGCATGACCTGCTACAGCGGCTGCTCCGCGTCCAGCCAACTGAAGACCGCCACGGTGCGGGTGACCAGCAACAGCGTCACCGACGCGTACGGGGGGCAGGCGATCCGCAGCACCGAGATCAGCGGTAACGCCTGGCGGGGCGACTCGGGTGGCCCGCAGTTCTACAACGGGCAGCAGGTCGGTGTCGCCTCCACCGCCGACGGCTACAGCATCCAGAACTACGGCAGCGTTGCGTACAACCGGGCCTGGATCACCTCGGTGGCCGGTGTCTGA
- a CDS encoding YbjQ family protein encodes MPAVRAASFCSIRSGEQCTRSGRATPDSIGTVLVVTTEQLPGYEIRQILGEVVSSMARTRNPYREGVKNLRGGAYDPLAPDNLTRWRTDSVSRLGEEALRLGANAVIGMRFDSRDCGEMWMEICAYGTAVVAVPKMPEVMPADQPAVAAGTAEVAGFTGSPGGIAEPASAPNLRTAAETPTGD; translated from the coding sequence GTGCCGGCCGTCCGCGCCGCGTCGTTTTGCAGCATCCGATCAGGTGAACAATGCACCCGATCGGGTCGCGCCACTCCTGACAGCATCGGAACCGTGCTGGTCGTGACGACAGAGCAACTGCCCGGCTATGAGATCCGCCAGATTCTCGGTGAGGTGGTGTCATCGATGGCCAGGACGCGCAACCCGTACCGCGAGGGAGTCAAGAACCTGCGCGGTGGCGCGTACGACCCGCTGGCCCCGGACAACCTGACCCGCTGGCGCACCGACTCGGTGTCCCGGCTCGGCGAGGAGGCCCTGCGGCTCGGCGCGAACGCGGTGATCGGCATGCGGTTCGACAGCCGGGACTGCGGCGAGATGTGGATGGAGATCTGCGCGTACGGAACGGCAGTGGTCGCCGTACCCAAGATGCCCGAAGTCATGCCGGCCGACCAGCCGGCGGTCGCTGCGGGGACCGCGGAGGTCGCGGGCTTCACCGGGTCTCCCGGCGGCATCGCCGAACCAGCCAGCGCCCCCAACCTCAGAACCGCCGCAGAAACCCCAACCGGCGACTAA
- the purB gene encoding adenylosuccinate lyase, translating into MTTIPNVLANRYASPELVALWSPEEKVRMERRLWLAVLRAQRDLGVPVPDGVVEAYERVLDQVDLASIAERERVTRHDVKARIEEFSALAGHEHVHKGMTSRDLTENVEQLQVRASLELIRDRVVATLARLAWLAHEHSELVMTGRSHNVAAQATTLGKRFASAAEELLIAYERLEELIARYPLRGIKGPVGTAADQLDLFDGDADKVAELERRVAEHLGFSRVLDSVGQVYPRSLDFDVLAALAQTAAAPSSLATTIRLMVGQELATEGFKPGQVGSSAMPHKMNTRSSERVNGFAVIIRGYLSMVGELAGDQWNEGDVSCSVVRRVALPDAFFAADGLFQTFLTVLDEFGAYPAVINRELERFLPFLATTKILVAAVRRGVGREVAHEVIKEHAVAVALAMREKGSPENDLFDRLAADGRLGLSRADIDTLVADRSAFVGAAPAQVAAITRRITKVVQTHPNAATYSPPPIL; encoded by the coding sequence GTGACGACGATCCCCAACGTGCTGGCCAACCGGTACGCCTCGCCCGAATTGGTCGCCCTCTGGTCTCCGGAGGAGAAGGTCCGGATGGAGCGGCGGCTCTGGCTCGCCGTGCTACGCGCTCAGCGCGACCTGGGCGTGCCGGTGCCGGACGGTGTGGTCGAGGCGTACGAGCGGGTGCTCGACCAGGTCGACCTTGCCTCGATCGCGGAGCGGGAACGGGTCACCCGGCATGACGTGAAGGCCCGGATCGAGGAGTTCAGCGCGCTCGCCGGGCACGAGCACGTGCACAAGGGGATGACCTCGCGGGACCTCACCGAGAACGTCGAGCAGCTCCAGGTGCGCGCCTCGCTGGAGCTGATCCGGGACCGGGTGGTGGCCACCCTCGCCCGCTTGGCCTGGCTGGCCCACGAGCACTCCGAGCTGGTCATGACCGGCCGTTCGCACAACGTGGCGGCGCAGGCCACCACGCTCGGCAAGCGCTTCGCGTCGGCGGCGGAGGAGCTGCTGATCGCGTACGAGCGGCTGGAAGAGTTGATCGCCCGCTACCCGCTGCGTGGGATCAAGGGGCCGGTCGGCACGGCCGCCGACCAGTTGGACCTCTTCGACGGCGACGCCGACAAGGTGGCCGAGTTGGAGCGGCGGGTCGCCGAGCACCTGGGCTTCTCCCGAGTGCTGGACAGCGTCGGGCAGGTCTACCCGCGCTCGCTGGACTTCGACGTGCTGGCCGCCCTGGCCCAGACCGCCGCCGCGCCGTCGTCGCTGGCCACCACGATCCGGCTGATGGTCGGCCAGGAGTTGGCGACCGAGGGCTTCAAGCCGGGTCAGGTCGGCTCCAGCGCGATGCCGCACAAGATGAACACCCGCTCGTCGGAGCGGGTGAACGGTTTCGCGGTGATCATCCGGGGTTACCTGTCGATGGTCGGCGAGCTGGCCGGTGACCAGTGGAACGAGGGGGACGTGTCCTGCTCGGTGGTCCGCCGGGTGGCCCTGCCGGACGCGTTCTTCGCTGCGGACGGGCTTTTCCAGACGTTCCTCACCGTGCTCGACGAGTTCGGCGCGTACCCGGCAGTGATCAACCGGGAGCTGGAGCGGTTCCTGCCGTTCCTGGCCACCACGAAGATCCTGGTGGCGGCGGTCCGGCGTGGCGTCGGCCGCGAGGTCGCCCACGAGGTGATCAAGGAGCACGCGGTCGCGGTGGCCCTGGCGATGCGCGAGAAGGGCTCGCCGGAGAACGACCTGTTCGACCGGTTGGCGGCGGACGGCCGACTCGGCCTCTCCCGCGCCGACATCGACACCCTGGTCGCCGACCGCAGCGCATTCGTCGGCGCCGCTCCCGCCCAGGTGGCCGCGATAACCCGCCGCATCACCAAGGTGGTCCAAACCCACCCCAACGCCGCCACCTACTCCCCACCCCCCATCCTCTAA